One Acidobacteriota bacterium DNA window includes the following coding sequences:
- a CDS encoding TonB family protein, which translates to MLDQAAIDAVRQWVYEPMIINGRPRPVVFTVTVRFQLK; encoded by the coding sequence CTGCTCGATCAGGCGGCCATCGACGCGGTCCGGCAGTGGGTTTACGAGCCCATGATCATCAACGGCCGGCCCCGGCCGGTCGTCTTCACCGTGACCGTCCGGTTCCAGCTTAAGTAG